A genomic stretch from Rhodobacterales bacterium HKCCA1288 includes:
- a CDS encoding DUF2244 domain-containing protein: MPFHIETPQIEKAPEKFGAFAHPDRGAPHMLMRITPHKSLTPEGFVWFVGATAALIALPLFGILGTAVFWALLPFLLAAIWAIWAALKRSWRDKEIAETLTLWPDHIRVERKEPRKETKIWEANPYWVRLTLHKTGGPVPNYLTLRGDKATREIELGAFLTPSERVKLKFALEEALAQAKA, translated from the coding sequence ATGCCGTTTCATATCGAGACGCCGCAAATAGAGAAGGCCCCGGAGAAATTCGGGGCCTTTGCTCATCCTGATCGCGGCGCACCTCACATGCTGATGCGGATTACGCCGCATAAATCGCTGACACCTGAAGGGTTCGTTTGGTTTGTCGGTGCGACCGCCGCGCTAATTGCCCTGCCGCTTTTCGGCATTCTAGGCACGGCGGTGTTCTGGGCGCTGCTGCCCTTTCTATTGGCGGCGATTTGGGCCATTTGGGCGGCGCTGAAACGCTCATGGCGCGATAAGGAAATCGCAGAAACCCTGACATTGTGGCCTGATCATATAAGGGTTGAGCGCAAGGAGCCCCGCAAAGAAACGAAAATCTGGGAAGCAAACCCCTATTGGGTGCGGCTGACCTTGCACAAAACGGGTGGGCCTGTGCCCAATTACCTGACCTTGCGCGGCGATAAGGCAACACGCGAAATCGAGCTTGGCGCGTTTCTGACGCCCAGCGAAAGGGTCAAGCTGAAATTCGCATTAGAAGAGGCCTTAGCACAGGCAAAGGCCTAA
- a CDS encoding GatB/YqeY domain-containing protein, which produces MSLRERITNGLKDAMREKDAARLSTLRLINAAIKDQDIAARGAGKTEGVDEGEILAILAKMVKQRIDSANVYEEGGRLELAEKERAEIKVIEGFLPRQLSEAEIAAAIDAAIEQTGASSIRDMGRVMGALKAAYAGQMDFGAAGALIKERLA; this is translated from the coding sequence ATGAGTTTGCGAGAGCGTATCACCAACGGCCTAAAAGACGCGATGCGCGAAAAGGATGCTGCGCGTTTATCAACCCTGCGTTTGATCAATGCGGCGATCAAGGATCAGGACATTGCCGCGCGCGGCGCAGGCAAGACCGAGGGTGTCGATGAAGGTGAGATTCTCGCCATCCTTGCCAAAATGGTGAAACAACGGATCGACAGCGCCAATGTCTATGAAGAGGGCGGGCGCCTTGAATTGGCCGAAAAAGAGCGTGCAGAGATCAAAGTGATCGAAGGGTTCTTGCCGCGCCAACTGTCCGAGGCGGAAATCGCCGCAGCGATTGATGCCGCGATTGAGCAGACAGGGGCGAGCAGCATTCGCGATATGGGCCGTGTGATGGGGGCGCTGAAAGCGGCCTATGCGGGGCAGATGGATTTCGGTGCCGCAGGGGCGCTGATCAAGGAGCGGTTGGCCTAA